In a genomic window of Trachemys scripta elegans isolate TJP31775 chromosome 12, CAS_Tse_1.0, whole genome shotgun sequence:
- the LOC117885854 gene encoding uncharacterized protein LOC117885854 — protein sequence MPAIVPKSKAPGVDFCGVNEYYYIIRSDLGCYMRSTNFNEGKDLNVYSLHPSCQGGEHYLAHQDDLFYIIKGGAYRRVFNMNMDTEAVVYNLHPNCQGGDHYLSAFGYFYIIFQSKGVYRRVTNMNTNSDAVEYSLHPSCRDGLYYWGIKDYYYFVKPHDKWGTQYYRTTNFHENMDDVTYSFHPDVVNFLPGGLAITQGSAFGTWEAIKTISNDSNTPITWNKKITRKVGYDKEKMSSIEHNWSVSISASYQSGALTEAIAKYQFSLTTQYGGKSVNTEQENWSDATDVEESVSLTLQPKEKIYIWQYQLGLGKKNILFCRDMKFNNNPNPPTEVPLPPSNQ from the coding sequence ATGCCTGCAATAGTCCCCAAGAGCAAAGCCCCGGGGGTCGATTTCTGTGGGGTGAACGAATATTACTACATAATTCGCTCAGACTTGGGCTGCTACATGAGGTCAACCAATTTCAACGAAGGAAAAGATCTGAACGTGTAtagtctgcacccctcctgccagGGCGGGGAGCACTATCTCGCCCACCAGGATGACCTCTTCTACATCATCAAAGGAGGGGCTTATCGCCGTGTGTTCAACATGAACATGGACACGGAAGCCGTAGTCTACAATCTCCACCCCAATTGCCAGGGAGGAGACCATTATCTCTCAGCCTTTGGGTACTTCTACATCATCTTCCAGAGCAAGGGTGTCTACCGCAGGGTCACCAACATGAACACCAATTCTGATGCTGTTGAATACAGCCTCCACCCATCCTGCAGAGATGGCCTCTATTACTGGGGTATCAAGGACTATTATTATTTCGTCAAGCCCCATGACAAATGGGGGACCCAGTATTACCGAACCACCAATTTCCACGAGAACATGGATGATGTAACCTATTCCTTCCACCCTGACGTGGTCAACTTCCTCCCTGGTGGGTTGGCTATCACCCAGGGTTCAGCTTTTGGCACCTGGGAAGCCATCAAGACCATCTCCAATGATTCCAACACGCCCATCACCTGGAACAAGAAGATCACCAGGAAGGTGGGCTATGACAAGGAGAAGATGAGCAGCATAGAGCACAACTGGAGCGTGAGCATCTCGGCGTCATACCAGTCAGGAGCCCTCACCGAAGCCATTGCCAAGTACCAGTTCTCCCTCACCACTCAATACGGCGGGAAAAGCGTCAACACGGAGCAGGAAAACTGGAGCGATGCCACCGACGTGGAAGAGTCTGTCAGCCTGACCCTGCAGCCAAAGGAGAAGATCTACATATGGCAGTACCAGCTGGGCCTGGgcaagaaaaacattttgttctgccGAGACATGAAATTCAACAACAATCCAAACCCACCTACTGAAGTCCCCCTGCCGCCTTCTAACCAGTGA